The sequence below is a genomic window from Ciceribacter thiooxidans.
CTCAGATGCGGAAAGAGCGCGTAGTCCTGGAAGACCGTGTTGACCTGGCGGCGATAGGGCGGAACGCCTTCGGCCGTTTCGCCGAAGATCTCGATATGGCCGGAGGTCGGCTGCTCGAAGCCGGCGATCAGCCTGAGGCAGGTCGTCTTGCCGGAGCCGGACGGTCCGAGCATGGCGAAGAACTCGCCCGGCGCGATTTTCAGGTCGACCGCATCGACGGCTTTCACCGGGCCGAAATGGCGCGACACCTGCGAGAAGGAAACGGCTGCGGTCATGGGTACTCCGGATGGCTGAAATGGCCCCTCATCCGCCTGCCGGCACCTTCTCCCCGCCTGCGGGGAGAAGGCCGAAATCTCTCGGCCTTGCGGACTTTTCAATGGCCGCGTGTTTGCCGCGGCATTTCGGGACAAGTCCCCTCTCCCCGCTTGCGGGGAGAGGGTCAGGGTGAGGGGCAAGGCCCTCACTGGTGCTGGATCACCGTCCGCCGATGACGCCGATATAGTCGGACACCCAGCGGTGATAGGGGACGCACTCTCCCTGGCTCTCGCATTTGCTGACCGGGGTCCGCCAGAAGCTGATCTTCTCGAAGTTATCGAACCCGTTGGTGGCGCAGCCTTCGTCCGTCAGGAGTTCGTTGCCCTTGCAGGCGGCGGGAACCGAAGGAACCGCGCCGAACCAGGCCGAGACGTCGCCCTGTACCTTCGGCGAGAGCGAGTGTTCCATCCACATATAGGCGCAGTTCGGGTGTTCGCTGTCGACATGCAGCATGGTGGTGTCGGCCCAGCCGGTCGTGCCTTCCTCGGGGAAGGTCGATTCGATCTTGGCGCCCTCGGCCTTCGTGAGGTTCACCTGGAAGGGCCAGGAGCCGGACGCGACCACGCCTTCGTTCTTGAAGTCGTCGATCTGGATCATCGCGTCGTGCCAGTAGCGGCCGACGAGCTGACGCTGGCCGCGCAGCAGGTCGAGGGCGGCCTTGTACTGGTCTTCGTTCAGTTCATAGGGGTTCTTGATGCCGAGGTCCGGCTTGTGGGCCATCAAATAAAGGGCGGCATCGGCGATGTAGATCGGACCGTCATAGGCCTGCACGCGGCCCTTGTTGGACTTGCCGTCGGGAAGCGTCATCTCTTCGAAGACGACGTTCCAGCTCTTCGGCGGCTGATCCTTGAAGGCCTCGGTGTTGTACATCAGCACGTTCGGACCCCAGACATAGGGCGTGCCGTAATGGGTGCCGTCGACCGTGTGCCATGGCGCGTTCTGCAGGCGTTCGTCGATGGTTTTCCAGCTCGGGATGAGGTCGGTGTTGATCGGCTGGACGCGTTTGCCCGCGACGAGGCGCAGCGAGGCGTCGCCCGAGGCGGTGACGAGGTCGAAACCGCCTTCGTTCATCAGCGCGACCATTTCGTCCGAGGTGGCGGCAGTCTTTACCGTGACCTTGCAGCCCGTCTCCTGCTCGAACGTGGTGACCCAGTCGTAATTCTTGTCGGTCTCGCCGCGCTCGATATAGCCGGCCCAGGCGACGATCGAAAGCGCACCTTCGCCCTTGCCGAGTTCCTTCAGCGGCTCCTGGGCGAGGGTGGCGGTGGCGAAACTGAAAATGGCGGCGATGGCAGTGCAGGACTTCAGGACTTGCTTCATCTGATTTCTCCCGGTTCGCGGCCGTTTCGCACGGCCCTTGTTCCCGCCGAGAACGTGCCGCGAAAGGGCCGCATTCGCAAATTCATTTATCAGAAAGTCGTTATCGGTTTTTCCGAAAACGCATGAGCCGGGACCCCTCCCCACAAGGAGGAGATCACCAAGGATCGAAGCCTTACCGTCCCCGGCCGCTTCGGAGCGTCTCGGCGATGCCGACGAAATCGCGGGCTGACTGCGGCAGGCTGGAGCCCTTGCGCCAGACCATGCCGACCTGCACCACCGGCAACGCGCCGGAAACGTCGCGGCTCTCGATTCGGTCGCCTTCGAGCGACCATGGACGGTAGACGAGGTCGGGCAGCAGCGCCACGCCGGCGCCGGTGGCGACGAGGCTTCGCACCGCCTCGACCGAGCGGGTGCGGAAGGCGACCTGCGGGCGTGCGCCGAGGGCGGCGAGCAGCTTGCCGGTATTCTCCTCGATTTCGTCCACCGTCAGCATGATCAGGGGTTCGCGGGCGATGTCGGCGGCCGAGATGATATCGGCGGAAACCAGCGGGTGGCCCATCGGAAGCCAGAGGCGGTAAGGCGAGGTTTCGAGGATTTCCGCCTGCAGTGCCAGGCGGTCGCGCAGGTTCGAGATGACCATGACGGCGACGTCGAGCTCGCCGCCGACCAGCAGGTGCTCGAGATAGGAACCGTTGTCCTCGATCGCACTCACCTCGACATTGGGGCAGGCGCGGCGGTAGCGCGCCAAAAGGTCGGAGAGCACATAGCCGGCGACCAGAGACGTGACGCCGATATTGAGCGTGCCGCCGCTGTTTTCCCTCGTGTCGGAAAAGGCGTTGCGGGCATCCGAGACGGTCGAGAGGATCTTCGTCGCGTGGCGCAGGAACTGGTGACCGTTATGGGTGATCGAAAGCCCGCGCGGGTGGCGCTCGAAGAGCTCCACACCGAGGTCGCCTTCCAGTTCCTTGATCGCTTCGGTGACCGAGGATTGCGAGATCGAAAGGTTCTGCGCCGCCCGCGTCACAGAACCCTGCTCGGCGACGGCGACGAAATACTGCAACTGGCGGAGGGTGAAGGCCATGGCCGTTTAGAACACGAGTGCCGGCCGGAGAGCAAGCACCACAGCCGTCGCGACATCCTGCCTGTCTGCT
It includes:
- a CDS encoding LysR family transcriptional regulator codes for the protein MAFTLRQLQYFVAVAEQGSVTRAAQNLSISQSSVTEAIKELEGDLGVELFERHPRGLSITHNGHQFLRHATKILSTVSDARNAFSDTRENSGGTLNIGVTSLVAGYVLSDLLARYRRACPNVEVSAIEDNGSYLEHLLVGGELDVAVMVISNLRDRLALQAEILETSPYRLWLPMGHPLVSADIISAADIAREPLIMLTVDEIEENTGKLLAALGARPQVAFRTRSVEAVRSLVATGAGVALLPDLVYRPWSLEGDRIESRDVSGALPVVQVGMVWRKGSSLPQSARDFVGIAETLRSGRGR
- a CDS encoding ABC transporter substrate-binding protein, which produces MKQVLKSCTAIAAIFSFATATLAQEPLKELGKGEGALSIVAWAGYIERGETDKNYDWVTTFEQETGCKVTVKTAATSDEMVALMNEGGFDLVTASGDASLRLVAGKRVQPINTDLIPSWKTIDERLQNAPWHTVDGTHYGTPYVWGPNVLMYNTEAFKDQPPKSWNVVFEEMTLPDGKSNKGRVQAYDGPIYIADAALYLMAHKPDLGIKNPYELNEDQYKAALDLLRGQRQLVGRYWHDAMIQIDDFKNEGVVASGSWPFQVNLTKAEGAKIESTFPEEGTTGWADTTMLHVDSEHPNCAYMWMEHSLSPKVQGDVSAWFGAVPSVPAACKGNELLTDEGCATNGFDNFEKISFWRTPVSKCESQGECVPYHRWVSDYIGVIGGR